A stretch of DNA from Candidatus Bathyarchaeia archaeon:
GACACAGATAAACATGCAAGCCCCTTTGATATTCTTACAACGGTTGATGTTCTTCCAGAAGCTGTCATCCTAAAATATGAAAGCGTGACCGTGGAAGATGCTGAAAAACTAGTTTACGATGCTATGTTCCCACGTGGGCCTGAGGGTGCAAAGCACACGAAAATATTCATTAATGGGCGTAACTTTGAGCTTATAAATGAGATACTAGAGAAAATTAAAAAGTGCATGTTTTCACCCTTCGAACTCAGCGTGGTAATAGACCCAAGAGGTGCGTATACGACGGCTTCAGCCGCTGTTGCAAAAACTCTTGAGGTCTCAGTAGTTAAGGGTTTTGGAGGTCTTGAAGGAAAAACTGTTACTGTTTTGGCTGGAACAGGACCAGTTGGGCAAACAGCTGCTAGGCTTTACGCATCTGAGAAGGCGAAAGTTATTGTGACTTCCCGTGATCTTAAGAGATCCACGGCTGTTGCTGAAAAAATAAATGAGGAGTTTAAAGAAGAAAGAGCAAGAGGTGTTGAGGCCAAAACCCCTGAGGAGGTTGGAACCGCCATAAAAGACGCCGATGTTGTTCTCGCAGCTGGAGCTGCAGGTGTTCAACTTCTTCCATTAAGTACACTTAAGGAATACGGGAAGAACTGCAAGATTGTGGCGGATATTAACGCCGTTCCCCCATTGGGCGTTGAAGGGTTAAAACCAACGTGGGATGGAAAAGAGGTGATTCCAAACGTTTTTGGCGTAGGTGCGCTTGTAATAGGCACCCTTAAAAATGCAATAGAAGCTAAACTGATTAAAATGGCAGCGGAATCGCCTAAAGGAATATTCGATTACAAGATCGCTTATCAATTAGCTAGAGAATTGGTTCTCAAGAAACTAAAAGGCGAAGAAGGAAAAATTGAAACTGGAAAACATTGGTTGCCTTAGCGAATGCAAAAGGCGCCATGAAATTTCATGTCTAGAAAGTGAAAAGTCTTAAATGAGATTGTGCTTATCCTCAAAGCTAGGTTTGAATATGCTACAAAGCGAAGCCAAGCTTGAAATAGTCGGCTATGATGAGAAGGACATGTTTGGCCCATTCTTCATAGTAAAGACCACTAAGGGCCACGTAGTAAAGGTTGCGGACACGTTCGCTGAAATGTTTCCTATGTGGGCTGGAAGAGTGCTCATTACAGCAGACAGTGAAAAATGGGCTTTAACCGCTGCTGAAGTGGCAACAGGCTTTGCCACAAGTGTCATTATGGCTCCAGCGGAGGCTGGAGTTGAGGGGCTTGTTCTAGGGGAAAAAACTCCAGATGGAAGAGTGGGCGCCATAATACAAATCTACAATCGAAATCGTTTCGACCTAAAAAACCAGATGATACTCCGTATTGGACAGTGCATAATGACTTGCCCCACAACATCAGCTTTCGACGCCCTTCCAGATGCAAAAAGGAGAATGAAGGTTGGGCGTAGTCTTCGCTATTTTGGCGATGGTTTCCAAAAGAAAGGTGTTGTCGGCGGCAGAAAAGTTTGGAGAATCCCGGTTATGGAAGGCGAATTCATCGTGGAAGACTCCTTTGGCGTTGCAGAGGCTGTTGCGGGAGGAAACTTTCTCATACTAGCAAAGGACAAAAATTCGGGACTGCAAGCCGCAGAAGAGGCTGTAAAAGCGATAAAAAATGGTGTAAGCGGGGTTATAATGCCTTTTCCAGGCGGAGTTTGCCGGTCAGGCTCTAAGGCTGGTTCTCTAAAGTACAAACTCAAGGCTTCAACAAACCATCCCTTCTGCCCAACACTAAAGAAGGTTGTGGCAGACTCCCAACTACCAGAAGACGTTAACTCCGTTTACGAGATAGTCATCAACGGCTTAACGGTTGAAGCTGTTAAGAAGGCTATGGGCGAAGGCATAAAAGCAGCCATAAATGTTCCCGGCGTTTTGCGAATCTCCGCTGGCAACTACGGCGGAAGACTTGGACCATATAAGGCTTTTTTGAAAGAAGTTTTAGGCCTGTCCTAACCTTCATTTGTCCAATATTTTTATTTGGCGCGTTGCCATGTAGCCTTATAGCATTAAACCTTGAGTGAAAAATTTGAGCGCCCCTAAAAGAAGGACGTCCCTCGAACTCTTCCGGTTAAAAAAGATACTGAACACGCTAGCCAATAAAGAGGGACGAGGAACAGAACTCATTTCGCTTTACATTCCACCCGGGAAGCAGATAAGCGAAGTCATGAACATGCTTAGGGAGGAGTATGGCACTGCATCTAACATAAAGTCCACAACAACTCGCAAAAACGTCCAAGACGCCATTGTCAAAGTTCAGCAACGCCTAAAACTTTTTAAAGAAACCCCAGAAAACGGGCTTGTAATATTTTGCGGCGCAGTTCCGCAAAATGGTGCCGGAAGCGAGAAAATTGAAACTTACGTTATAATACCGCCTGAACCTATAAACATATACCTCTATAGATGCGATTCTCGCTTCCATACAGAACATTTGCAAGAGCTTTTGCGAGAAAAGGAGACTTACGGCATACTCCTCATAGACGCGACAGCCGCAACCTTGGCAACCCTTCAGGGCAGAAGACTCGAAATAGTTAGGGAAGTGACCTCTGGTGTTCCGGGGAAAACCCGTGCCGGAGGGCAATCTGCCAGAAGGTTTGAAAGACTTAGAGAAATGCGCCTCCAAGAGTATTTTAGGCGTGTAGGCGAACATGCAAACGAAGTTTTCCTCCCCATAGAGAATTTGAAGGGTATAATAATTGGTGGACCAGGACCAACCAAATACGACTTCGAGAAGGGCGACTACCTAAACTATCAGCTGAAGGAGAAGATTATCGACACTGTTGACACGGCTTACGTTGACGAACAAGGAGTAAAAGAAATCGTAGACAAGGCGCCAGAGATTATGAGAAAAATCCGCTACATAGAAGAGAGGCAAATAATCCAGCAATTCCTATACGAAATAGGTCACGATACTGGTCTTGCCACTTACGGAGAAGAAGCCGTTAGGAAAGCCTTGGAAGCTGGCGCCGTCAAGACCCTATTGCTTTCAGAAGGTCTCGATATCGCACGTGTGAAGGTCAAGTGCAGTGCATGTGGTTATGAGGAGCAGCAAACCATTAGGGGACCCATGCTAACAAGTTTTGAACAAAGCCTTGTTGGAAAGCCATGCCCAAACTGCAAAGCCCCATCCTTAAGCATCACTGAAAAGCAGGAACTTATAGAAAACTTCGCCCAACTAGCCGAATACACGAACACAGATGTCGAAATAATCTCTGAGGAAACTGAAGAGGGGCAGATGCTGAAAAACTCTTTCGGCGGAATAGCCGCACTTTTGCGGTTCAAGTTACAAGAATGAAACGGCTTTGTCATAATTTATGGGTAAAGTGAGGGGGTTTCGTATCGCCACATTACCGCTTCGTTAGGAGATAAAATGTATGCGTCTGCACCAACGCTGCCCAACTCCCATTTGCCACCACTCGTGTTCCAATAATACCACATCCAATATTTGCTTCCGCTGTTCCAAACGTTGTTTATAGCGTTTACAAAATATTTGCCAGGGCTTTGGCCTTCATAATAAGTGCAGTTTACAATCGCAACTCTTTTGGTTACACTTAAAAGGTCACATCCCGAAAGCACAACCGTATTGTTGTGCCATTTTACAGTTCCATTACCATAATCGATGCATATGTTAACGCGCATAACGTGGCCTTCATATTCCTTGAGTTTTTTAAGAAGGTTTTGATATTCCATTTGGTAATACCCAGCAATGCAGCCCACAAGCACGAGAGATGTTAGCCATCCTAAGCCAAATATTACTAAACTTCGTTTTGAGATTTCCATGAATTTTCACCCAGCAAATTGCTTACAATCCTAACTAGGATAAAAAATGCTCCTCCGAAAAATGCGACATTTGACATTATGTGGATTATGCTGAACCATATGCCTTGGATTAGCGCGGCAATTATGGGTACTTCTGAAGGCAGGGCCCAGCCAATATTTGTTAGTACGTCATATATGAACGTGAGGAAAGCCGCGAGGAATGAAACTTCTAAGTTCAAAATTTTTGGTGGGCTGGTCATATTAACGGGGTTTCTTCCTAAAAATTTGCGATAAACCCCGCCTGTAAACCCTATTAAAGCCATTCCAACCATTTGGTAGGGCATTATTATTCCAGCGAACCCCCACGGCGAAAGAAAGCCGTTAATAAACATTGTTAAAGCTCCCAGAGTGGCGCCAAAGCCAGCGCCGAACAAGAATCCAACCAAAAAGGAGATGAGGGACGTGGCCTCAACGTTCGGCGGTCTTGGAGTTAGCTGAATCCCAACGCAAAGCGCTGTCATTACTGCTAGCAGTGCGGCGCGTCTGCAATTCATCTAGCCCACCAATTCATGTTTAAGTTCAGTGGATTATTATTTCATATGACTCACATGTCAGCCAAGCTATCCGTCTCTGAAGGAACTCAGAGAAAAAGGGGATGCTTGCTTCATTTTCTCGATTTTGTTGTTGACTTGCTGTGTTGTTGTTCAGTGGGTTATTGACTATTTTAACTTCAATTACATCGCTTCGGATAAAACCTGGTTTTTCAGCCCAGATGGGTGGGTCATATCTTACCGTGATGGTTACATAGCCCGTTGCATTTGTTGTGTATTTTCTATAGAGAAAGTGAACTGTTGCTCCTTCAAGGGGTTGCCAAATGCCGCTTGTATCGTTGTAGTAGGTGACGAGCGCTGTTATGTTTTCGCCGATATGTACTTCTGTTTTGTCAACCAATATTTTCAGCGGCAAGTTTGTCCAGTCGCCATAGTAGATTAACAGTTCTTTGTGGGGTGGGTTTGGAGGTGATGTGATATTCCATTCGAAATCTGCCATGCCGACATAAGGCATGTAATAGTCCACACGGTACATCCAGCCGGATAGGCCGGCGGCTTCTTCTCCGGCTATTGAGTAGACATATAAGCCGAAGCCCGTTTGTCTAACTTTGTAGGCGAATCCGCCGAGTTCTGCTGCCTTGTCTAAGGCTCCAAGAACTGTGGGTTTTGGCAGATAATGCGATTGCCCAGAATCGTCCACCACTATGGATGCTGCCACGAAGACTCTGCGCCGCCAAATGGTTGCTTGCTTCCCTTCGATTCTTATGTGGATGGGTAAACCGTTGGTTGGATAATGCCTCAAACATAAGGCGACAATGGCGTAGGATGTCATAAGCGCCTTATTGGCTGGAGTGCTTGGCGTCCAGTTAAAAGAGCCATCGGCGTTTTGGAGGCTTAAAAGGTGGTCAACCACGCTTATGTTGTTCACTTTCCAGTCTGCTGGGTTCTGCCCGACACTGCATATGGCATCTATAGCCCAAGAGTCTGAAGCACTGTTCACAACACCCCAGCTTGGAAATCCCCCGTTAGACTGCTGCTGGCTTTTCAAATATTGAAGTGCATTTACAATGGTGCTTGTTAGGCAGTCCTCGCCAGCGGAGATTAAAGCCATAACCGCCGCAGCTGTGTCGTCTACGTCGCTTGCTACACCAACAGCCCAGCTCCAACCGCCATCAGCGTTCTGATGTGTTTTAATAAAGTTAACAGATTCTCTGATGATTGTTGAGTTTGCATCTTCGCCAGCTGAAACTAACGCCATGACACCCCAAAAGTCATCGTTTAATTGCGATGAGCTTCCAATTTGGCTATTGTTAAAGAAGCCTTTAAGAATTTCAACATAATTTGTACCTCCTATGTTTCTTGGATTCTCTCCGGCGGCGGTCATTGCCAAAACAAACCGTGCAACATCTGTGGGAATGTTCAAATTAACTTGGCCTTTGTTCTCGATTAGGTAGTCAACTATGGATTTTCCGCTTGTTCCTTTCCAGTTATTGGGGTTTTCGCCGGTGGCGGCAATCGCCATAACCGCCCAACACGAGGTTGCGAAATCCGATATTTTACCATCAGATTGTTGAATGCTTTTCAAATAGTTTAAGGCTTTAGACAAGGGTGTTTCACTGTTAAGTGGTGTTGCCTCAGAAACGGAAGCATAATCCTCAGCATCGTCTCTCTGTGGATTTTCCACTTCAAGAAGGGTTTTCTCTTCAAGGGTTGGTGTTGCCTCGTTGTTCTTTCCAACAAAAAATAAGGGAGAGAGAAGCAGTAGTAGGAGTAGGAAGCCGAAGACCGCCGTGTAATGGATGCTTCCAGACTTTTCCATAGCATCATCTCCTAACGGACTTGCGCTTATAAGCTGCAAAAGCAGCGGTGACAACCAACACTGACACCAGATAGACCGCTAGGCCTTTCTCTACGATAGGCGTTTCCACGGAAACCGATTGGCCTCCAACGGGTACTGTAAACACTGTTATCCTCACCGTTGTGGAATCCGTCTCTGGGGTTGCGCCGGGTGCATAAACAGTCAATGTTACGTAATAGTTTCCTGCCGTGTTATAGCTGTGGTATATTATTGGCTGACTGGTTACCGTTGTGTTTCCATCGCCGAAGTTCCAGCGGTACTCTGTTATTGGCATGTTGTGGGTTCCATTCCATCCTGGAAGAGACGCTGAAGCGTCAAACTTTATTTTCTCTCCAACTCTTGCATTTTCCGGAACAGCCTTAAAGTCAGCTTTCGGACCGTGGGGCTGGACAACCGTTATCTGTTTTTGCTCAATGTTCCATAAGCCGTTGCTATCCGTAACGTTTAAGGTTACCGTGTATGTGCCTGGACTACTGTAAGAGTGGGTGACGATTTTGCCATGGGCTATGCTTCCATCTCCAAAATTCCATGCATAGTCCACTATTGTGCCTCCGTTGGCCGTTGAGGCTGAAGCATCAAAGGTTACGGTCTCGCCAACCTTAGGAATGGAAGGTGTCCAAGTGAAGCTGGCTGTTGGATGCGGTGTTGGGGATGGAGGTTGCCAAACATGCCAGTCTAAGTAATACCACGCTATAATGTCCCCACTTGCAAGCATGTACTTGTTGCATGCCACCGGCCCAGACTTCCAGCATCTGGCTGAATGGTTCCAGTACCACCAAATCCAATAATAGGGATCGCTGTTCCAGACATTATTTATGGCGTCGACGAAAGCATCAGTACCCCACATTGTATAATTCACGGAGGCAACAGCCTTTGTAGCTTTCAAAACCGATGGGAAGCCCGGTAATTCCACGTTTTCACACCATATTCTGGTGTTGTTTCCATAGTCCAACAAGATGTCGACTTTTGTTACAGGCGGAGAACTGGGTGGCCAGACACTGCAGTCTTCGTAGTACCATGCTATGGTATCG
This window harbors:
- a CDS encoding DUF4430 domain-containing protein, whose product is MEISKRSLVIFGLGWLTSLVLVGCIAGYYQMEYQNLLKKLKEYEGHVMRVNICIDYGNGTVKWHNNTVVLSGCDLLSVTKRVAIVNCTYYEGQSPGKYFVNAINNVWNSGSKYWMWYYWNTSGGKWELGSVGADAYILSPNEAVMWRYETPSLYP
- a CDS encoding methylene-tetrahydromethanopterin dehydrogenase N-terminal domain-containing protein, which codes for MTKQQFKTVFIFLDTDKHASPFDILTTVDVLPEAVILKYESVTVEDAEKLVYDAMFPRGPEGAKHTKIFINGRNFELINEILEKIKKCMFSPFELSVVIDPRGAYTTASAAVAKTLEVSVVKGFGGLEGKTVTVLAGTGPVGQTAARLYASEKAKVIVTSRDLKRSTAVAEKINEEFKEERARGVEAKTPEEVGTAIKDADVVLAAGAAGVQLLPLSTLKEYGKNCKIVADINAVPPLGVEGLKPTWDGKEVIPNVFGVGALVIGTLKNAIEAKLIKMAAESPKGIFDYKIAYQLARELVLKKLKGEEGKIETGKHWLP
- the prf1 gene encoding peptide chain release factor aRF-1, producing MSAPKRRTSLELFRLKKILNTLANKEGRGTELISLYIPPGKQISEVMNMLREEYGTASNIKSTTTRKNVQDAIVKVQQRLKLFKETPENGLVIFCGAVPQNGAGSEKIETYVIIPPEPINIYLYRCDSRFHTEHLQELLREKETYGILLIDATAATLATLQGRRLEIVREVTSGVPGKTRAGGQSARRFERLREMRLQEYFRRVGEHANEVFLPIENLKGIIIGGPGPTKYDFEKGDYLNYQLKEKIIDTVDTAYVDEQGVKEIVDKAPEIMRKIRYIEERQIIQQFLYEIGHDTGLATYGEEAVRKALEAGAVKTLLLSEGLDIARVKVKCSACGYEEQQTIRGPMLTSFEQSLVGKPCPNCKAPSLSITEKQELIENFAQLAEYTNTDVEIISEETEEGQMLKNSFGGIAALLRFKLQE
- a CDS encoding prenyltransferase/squalene oxidase repeat-containing protein yields the protein MSPLLLQLISASPLGDDAMEKSGSIHYTAVFGFLLLLLLLSPLFFVGKNNEATPTLEEKTLLEVENPQRDDAEDYASVSEATPLNSETPLSKALNYLKSIQQSDGKISDFATSCWAVMAIAATGENPNNWKGTSGKSIVDYLIENKGQVNLNIPTDVARFVLAMTAAGENPRNIGGTNYVEILKGFFNNSQIGSSSQLNDDFWGVMALVSAGEDANSTIIRESVNFIKTHQNADGGWSWAVGVASDVDDTAAAVMALISAGEDCLTSTIVNALQYLKSQQQSNGGFPSWGVVNSASDSWAIDAICSVGQNPADWKVNNISVVDHLLSLQNADGSFNWTPSTPANKALMTSYAIVALCLRHYPTNGLPIHIRIEGKQATIWRRRVFVAASIVVDDSGQSHYLPKPTVLGALDKAAELGGFAYKVRQTGFGLYVYSIAGEEAAGLSGWMYRVDYYMPYVGMADFEWNITSPPNPPHKELLIYYGDWTNLPLKILVDKTEVHIGENITALVTYYNDTSGIWQPLEGATVHFLYRKYTTNATGYVTITVRYDPPIWAEKPGFIRSDVIEVKIVNNPLNNNTASQQQNRENEASIPFFSEFLQRRIAWLTCESYEIIIH
- the fhcD gene encoding formylmethanofuran--tetrahydromethanopterin N-formyltransferase, which encodes MFGPFFIVKTTKGHVVKVADTFAEMFPMWAGRVLITADSEKWALTAAEVATGFATSVIMAPAEAGVEGLVLGEKTPDGRVGAIIQIYNRNRFDLKNQMILRIGQCIMTCPTTSAFDALPDAKRRMKVGRSLRYFGDGFQKKGVVGGRKVWRIPVMEGEFIVEDSFGVAEAVAGGNFLILAKDKNSGLQAAEEAVKAIKNGVSGVIMPFPGGVCRSGSKAGSLKYKLKASTNHPFCPTLKKVVADSQLPEDVNSVYEIVINGLTVEAVKKAMGEGIKAAINVPGVLRISAGNYGGRLGPYKAFLKEVLGLS
- a CDS encoding PKD domain-containing protein codes for the protein MKGKTLVILFATVCLGTAILYPNVRTCTAQGSALKLVDVLLDYGNGTRRWTSCILQLGDDAVYNATQLVAASLNVTWYDSSAFVDALDGVWNSYPYYWIWWYWNSSESQWVLGPVACNQYFLEDCDIVAWYYEDCSSWPISPPPNPPVTKVDVLLDYGNNTRISYEDVEVLGFASVLKATKMVAPAEYSLWGTDAFVDAINNVWNDYVNYIYFWIYWYWNSSAKCWEMGAVACNKHVLTNGDTIAWYYEDCSVWPPSSPPVTKVDILLDYGNNTRIWCENVELPGFPSVLKATKAVASVNYTMWGTDAFVDAINNVWNSDPYYWIWWYWNHSARCWKSGPVACNKYMLASGDIIAWYYLDWHVWQPPSPTPHPTASFTWTPSIPKVGETVTFDASASTANGGTIVDYAWNFGDGSIAHGKIVTHSYSSPGTYTVTLNVTDSNGLWNIEQKQITVVQPHGPKADFKAVPENARVGEKIKFDASASLPGWNGTHNMPITEYRWNFGDGNTTVTSQPIIYHSYNTAGNYYVTLTVYAPGATPETDSTTVRITVFTVPVGGQSVSVETPIVEKGLAVYLVSVLVVTAAFAAYKRKSVRR